One genomic segment of Lysobacter sp. 5GHs7-4 includes these proteins:
- a CDS encoding phage tail assembly chaperone family protein, TAC — MDLKQLQAMGAFVPRTLFKCDIAVRYRPLKPTEEWADPGEPERQEEIVEETITTWVRKKSSADSIEIFQADERERPLVAVYRCICNADGSPLFESLDQVHQLEDWLILPLIIEVNKVNHFAAKKSVPKTSSGVSSRSPSAAGRLRNGKKR; from the coding sequence ATGGACCTGAAACAGCTTCAGGCGATGGGCGCGTTCGTGCCCAGGACCCTGTTCAAATGCGATATCGCAGTCAGGTATCGCCCGCTGAAGCCCACAGAGGAATGGGCAGACCCGGGCGAGCCGGAGCGCCAGGAGGAGATCGTTGAGGAGACGATCACGACCTGGGTGCGCAAAAAGTCTTCGGCCGACTCCATCGAGATATTCCAGGCCGACGAGCGAGAGCGCCCCCTGGTGGCGGTCTACCGCTGCATCTGCAATGCCGACGGTTCGCCGCTATTCGAGAGCCTGGACCAGGTCCACCAACTCGAAGATTGGCTGATCCTGCCTCTGATCATCGAGGTCAACAAAGTCAATCACTTCGCCGCAAAAAAATCAGTGCCGAAGACGAGTTCTGGTGTGAGTTCGCGCTCGCCTTCGGCGGCCGGTCGATTGCGGAATGGCAAGAAGCGATAA
- a CDS encoding phage tail tube protein, with protein MAKLTKGTVLYVIDPADDSILIVGCATNIDGIDTTLEQVETTCLEDSARTYVAGMATPGAATFTINFDPDDASHVRLHQMKVAGLTLKWAVGIGIGDPPTAVDSNGEFELPGTRPWIEFEGFMNSYPFSFPLAGLVTSNVGIQVSGEPTITPRSNP; from the coding sequence ATGGCCAAGCTGACCAAGGGGACGGTGCTCTACGTCATCGACCCCGCCGACGATTCCATCCTGATCGTGGGTTGCGCCACGAACATCGACGGGATCGACACCACCCTGGAGCAGGTGGAAACGACCTGCCTGGAGGACTCGGCTCGCACCTACGTCGCCGGCATGGCGACGCCGGGCGCCGCGACCTTTACCATCAACTTCGACCCCGACGACGCCTCCCACGTGCGCCTGCACCAGATGAAGGTCGCCGGCCTTACGCTGAAGTGGGCCGTCGGCATCGGCATCGGCGATCCGCCCACCGCCGTGGACAGCAACGGCGAGTTCGAACTCCCTGGCACCCGGCCGTGGATCGAGTTCGAAGGCTTCATGAACAGCTATCCCTTCAGCTTCCCCCTGGCCGGCCTGGTCACGTCCAACGTCGGGATCCAGGTCTCGGGCGAGCCGACGATCACGCCGCGCTCCAATCCGTAA
- a CDS encoding DUF3168 domain-containing protein translates to MYPPLFDTCEASPEVRARLGFAPVRIYPHGAAPQGVARPYAVYQIVTGLPANYLGDLPDCDSYTTQVDVYGSDPESTAAAARSMRDALEPVAYVGAWRGQFKDPDTTLYRYSFDVDWQVLRL, encoded by the coding sequence ATGTACCCGCCGCTGTTCGATACGTGTGAGGCGAGCCCGGAGGTTCGTGCGCGCCTTGGATTCGCGCCCGTTCGGATCTATCCGCACGGTGCAGCGCCTCAGGGCGTCGCCAGGCCGTACGCGGTGTATCAGATCGTGACCGGCCTCCCGGCCAACTACCTCGGCGACCTGCCGGACTGCGATTCCTACACGACCCAGGTCGACGTCTATGGAAGCGATCCCGAGTCCACCGCCGCGGCCGCGCGGTCGATGCGCGACGCGTTAGAGCCAGTTGCCTACGTCGGCGCCTGGCGCGGTCAGTTCAAAGACCCCGACACGACCCTTTACCGGTACAGCTTCGACGTCGACTGGCAGGTCCTTAGACTCTGA
- a CDS encoding HK97-gp10 family putative phage morphogenesis protein translates to MGSESFIKGAAEVERKLRALSPQLQRKALNQAMRKGMAPVKRAAVTRARAFDDPATAQSIAKEIVIRSNRRKGRQLGGFVVQVGVRGGARAYVSNKGNRRAGRVGKSYEGGGNVFHWRFLEFGTAKMRAQPFMRPALSENVDAVTNITVSELSAAIDKIIAKGGF, encoded by the coding sequence ATGGGGAGTGAGTCGTTCATCAAGGGCGCAGCGGAGGTAGAGCGGAAGCTCCGTGCCCTGTCGCCCCAGCTACAGCGCAAGGCGCTGAACCAGGCAATGCGCAAGGGCATGGCGCCGGTAAAGCGAGCTGCAGTGACGCGCGCGCGCGCCTTCGACGATCCGGCAACGGCGCAGAGCATCGCGAAGGAGATCGTGATCCGCTCGAACCGCCGGAAGGGGCGGCAGCTGGGAGGCTTCGTGGTCCAGGTGGGCGTCCGCGGTGGCGCTAGGGCCTACGTCAGCAACAAAGGCAACCGGCGCGCCGGACGCGTAGGCAAGTCCTACGAGGGCGGTGGCAACGTATTCCACTGGCGATTCCTTGAGTTTGGTACGGCCAAGATGCGGGCCCAGCCTTTCATGCGGCCGGCTTTGTCCGAGAACGTCGATGCCGTCACCAACATCACAGTGAGCGAACTGAGCGCGGCAATCGACAAGATCATCGCCAAGGGGGGCTTCTGA
- a CDS encoding head-tail adaptor protein: MLTQRLRHRIDIEQLVDLEDSNGFAQQGPQGEPLRQWVAVLEGVPAEVAPKSAREFVESAAPQTETAGRMTIRTPSVPITSDMRVVWQGKTYKLLGVLPDPSDRRWLTLIYSLGLNDGE; encoded by the coding sequence ATGCTCACCCAGCGGCTGCGCCACCGGATCGACATTGAACAGCTGGTCGACCTGGAAGACTCCAACGGCTTCGCCCAGCAAGGCCCGCAGGGCGAACCCCTGCGGCAGTGGGTCGCTGTTCTGGAAGGCGTGCCGGCCGAAGTGGCGCCAAAGTCGGCGCGCGAGTTCGTTGAGTCAGCTGCACCGCAAACCGAGACCGCCGGTCGAATGACCATCCGCACACCCTCTGTGCCGATCACCAGCGACATGCGGGTGGTGTGGCAGGGGAAGACCTACAAGCTGCTGGGCGTCTTGCCTGACCCCAGCGACCGCCGATGGCTGACCCTGATCTATAGCTTGGGATTGAACGATGGGGAGTGA
- a CDS encoding head-tail connector protein: MSVVTVAQVKKHLRQFHDMDDNLLQMLLDGAEDELKRYLDRDELPRRDDGCAGCESDSTLDPASDSDDLAPSVRMAVFCYVQAMYDGTSPEDQIKLREAGRSMCVSYRCQLGA, encoded by the coding sequence ATGAGCGTCGTGACGGTTGCCCAGGTAAAGAAGCACCTGCGCCAGTTCCACGACATGGACGACAACTTGCTGCAGATGCTGTTGGACGGTGCCGAGGACGAGCTGAAGCGCTACCTCGACCGCGACGAACTGCCGCGGCGCGACGACGGCTGCGCCGGATGCGAGTCCGATAGCACCCTAGACCCAGCTTCCGACTCGGACGACCTGGCGCCTTCCGTTCGCATGGCGGTTTTCTGCTACGTGCAGGCCATGTACGACGGCACCAGTCCCGAAGACCAGATCAAGCTGCGGGAGGCGGGCCGATCGATGTGTGTCTCCTACCGCTGCCAGTTGGGGGCCTGA
- a CDS encoding class I SAM-dependent methyltransferase: protein MRLNLGAGHKKIQGWTSVDLTGEPDVRADVLHLPFPDNYADAVMAIHLLEHLFRWDAPAALREWRRVLKPGGLLILELPDLIKSCQNVIAEAGQRMGVWGLYGDPGYREPLMVHRWGWTAEELAGELRAAGFVKVKRREPEFHKKGRDMRLEARA from the coding sequence GTGCGCCTGAATCTTGGCGCCGGCCACAAGAAGATCCAGGGCTGGACCTCGGTCGACCTAACCGGGGAACCGGACGTGCGCGCGGACGTGCTGCACCTGCCGTTCCCGGATAACTACGCCGACGCCGTGATGGCGATCCATCTGCTGGAACACCTCTTCCGCTGGGATGCACCTGCCGCGCTGCGGGAGTGGCGCCGCGTACTGAAGCCCGGTGGTCTGCTGATTCTGGAACTGCCGGACCTGATCAAGTCCTGCCAGAACGTGATCGCCGAGGCCGGCCAGCGCATGGGCGTGTGGGGCCTTTACGGTGATCCGGGCTACCGGGAGCCGCTGATGGTTCACCGCTGGGGCTGGACGGCCGAGGAGCTGGCCGGCGAGCTGCGCGCGGCGGGGTTTGTCAAGGTGAAGCGGCGCGAGCCGGAGTTCCACAAGAAGGGGCGCGACATGCGTCTGGAGGCGAGGGCGTGA
- a CDS encoding phage major capsid protein, with translation MELKDQIKAELDKISDSVKEHAEKALAEAKSGRVMAESTKEQVDLLMTQQGEVRNRLQNLEQTVADTSRGGGEPTNELRAALDGGHESIQNFIKARNQSAQINIPVPRAALTNTGPTGNALNYPGQQILSAPLQPLLRRLTIRDLIAPGRTSKAVLFYQRETGFTNAAAPVSEGSLKPKSEITFELITEPVRTIAHLMDISLQMLDDVEFIQSYVETRMRYGLALVEEAQLLNGSGTGQNLEGIYTAATAYSQPAGSEVTAEQDLDKLRLALLQVELAEAFATGIVLHPTNWANIELLKDANFQYLFTNPQNTTTGRIWGRDVVSTQAMTLGRFLAGDFAMHAQIFDRQDANLAISFENKDNFERNMATLRVEERLALAIYRPEAFVKGTLESAS, from the coding sequence ATGGAACTGAAAGACCAGATCAAGGCCGAGCTCGACAAAATCAGCGACTCGGTCAAGGAACACGCCGAGAAGGCCCTCGCCGAAGCGAAGTCCGGCCGCGTCATGGCCGAGTCCACCAAGGAGCAGGTTGATCTGCTGATGACGCAGCAGGGCGAGGTGCGCAACCGACTGCAGAACTTGGAGCAGACCGTCGCCGACACCAGCCGCGGCGGTGGCGAGCCGACCAACGAACTCCGGGCCGCGCTCGATGGCGGCCACGAGAGCATCCAGAACTTCATCAAGGCCCGGAACCAGAGCGCCCAGATCAATATCCCGGTGCCCCGCGCCGCGCTGACCAACACCGGCCCCACCGGCAACGCCCTCAACTACCCGGGTCAGCAGATCCTGTCGGCGCCGCTGCAGCCGCTGCTGCGGCGCCTGACGATCCGCGATCTGATCGCTCCGGGCCGGACCAGCAAGGCGGTCCTCTTCTACCAGCGCGAGACCGGCTTCACCAACGCGGCGGCTCCGGTGTCGGAGGGAAGCCTGAAGCCGAAGTCGGAGATCACCTTCGAGCTGATCACCGAGCCGGTTCGGACCATCGCGCACCTGATGGACATCTCGCTGCAGATGCTGGACGACGTGGAGTTCATCCAGAGCTACGTCGAGACCCGAATGCGCTACGGATTGGCGCTGGTCGAGGAGGCCCAGTTGCTCAACGGCTCCGGCACCGGCCAGAACCTGGAGGGCATCTACACGGCCGCAACGGCGTACAGCCAGCCCGCGGGCTCCGAGGTCACCGCCGAACAGGACCTGGACAAGCTGCGCTTGGCGCTGCTGCAGGTCGAGCTGGCCGAGGCATTCGCCACCGGCATCGTGCTGCACCCGACCAACTGGGCCAACATCGAGCTGCTCAAGGACGCGAACTTCCAGTACCTGTTCACCAACCCGCAGAACACGACCACCGGCCGCATCTGGGGCCGCGACGTGGTATCGACCCAGGCCATGACCCTGGGTCGCTTCCTGGCTGGCGACTTCGCGATGCACGCGCAGATCTTCGACCGTCAGGACGCCAACTTGGCCATCTCGTTCGAGAACAAGGACAACTTCGAACGCAACATGGCCACGCTGCGCGTGGAAGAGCGGCTGGCGCTGGCGATCTACCGGCCCGAGGCCTTCGTGAAGGGCACTCTGGAGTCGGCCAGCTAA
- a CDS encoding head maturation protease, ClpP-related, which produces MSVKSLPAAPEGRMQAAITTPIQPRALDRWNPGICAAEKTADEDRSISVYDVIGYDYWTGEGVTAKRVASALRSIGEGPVTVNINSPGGDMFEGLAIYNLLREHKGEVTIKVLGLAASAASVIAMAGDNVQIARAGFLMVHNAWAVAIGNRHDFRAYADYLEPFDRAMADIYSARTGLDAKAIAKLMDKESWIGGADAIEDGFADELLPSDQVAKKDSKASASAVRRVECALRAAGMPKSDAMRLISELKSSAGDPAGSGEGDPTERGRTAVAGQEALLAALKSLTS; this is translated from the coding sequence ATGAGCGTCAAATCCTTGCCCGCTGCCCCCGAGGGCAGGATGCAGGCCGCGATCACCACGCCGATCCAACCCAGGGCCCTGGATCGATGGAATCCCGGCATCTGCGCGGCGGAAAAAACGGCCGACGAAGACCGAAGCATCAGCGTCTACGACGTCATCGGCTATGACTACTGGACAGGCGAAGGAGTTACCGCGAAGCGTGTGGCTTCTGCACTTCGCTCCATCGGCGAAGGCCCCGTCACCGTCAACATCAACTCGCCGGGCGGCGACATGTTCGAAGGCCTGGCGATCTACAACCTCCTGCGCGAACACAAGGGCGAAGTGACCATCAAGGTTCTGGGTCTCGCTGCCTCTGCGGCTTCGGTCATCGCCATGGCCGGCGACAACGTGCAAATCGCCCGTGCCGGATTCCTGATGGTCCACAACGCGTGGGCGGTGGCCATCGGCAACCGACACGACTTCCGGGCGTATGCCGACTACCTGGAACCGTTCGATAGGGCCATGGCGGACATCTATTCCGCCCGGACAGGCCTGGATGCCAAGGCGATCGCCAAGCTCATGGACAAAGAGTCGTGGATCGGCGGCGCCGATGCGATCGAAGACGGATTCGCCGACGAGCTGCTGCCGTCCGATCAGGTCGCGAAGAAGGACTCGAAGGCCAGCGCGTCCGCCGTGCGGCGTGTCGAATGCGCCTTGCGCGCGGCCGGCATGCCGAAATCCGACGCCATGCGGCTTATTTCCGAACTGAAGTCCAGCGCGGGTGATCCCGCTGGCAGCGGTGAGGGTGATCCCACCGAACGCGGCCGCACGGCCGTAGCAGGACAGGAGGCCCTTCTGGCCGCCCTGAAATCCCTCACCAGCTAG
- a CDS encoding phage portal protein yields MKTAKMSGRGFIQAAIRGCARWAGIPVDAGDGFAYNADNPLRPDRPCVSAGSVLQLSAAWACVSLLSDTISTLPIGFYERTKDGRRPAENHPLFYALRRQPNRDMTSTQFIGATVASLLLWGNSYSEKLYLGQTLVGLRPLVPARTTKKRKQTGAWEYQYRDRDGKVRTLPASRVMHIPAFSIDGECGLSPIQHGAGVFSAAQAAQDAANATFSNGLQPTVAFKFPQVMRQDQRDDAREAIKKLSGAINAGNPVILEAGTEAMEIGINPQDAQLLESRAFSTEEVCSWFRVQPFMIGRASKGQTNWGTGIEQQMIGFVTFTLGPWLRRIEQAIAKDCLTPEEQGRYYAEFAIEGLLRGDSAARQAFYASALQNGWMSRNDVRRLENLPPIEGGDIYTVQSALVPLDQLGLADSAEARAAAALRDWLRFDESDQRNS; encoded by the coding sequence ATGAAGACTGCAAAAATGAGCGGTCGCGGCTTCATCCAGGCGGCCATCCGCGGCTGTGCGCGTTGGGCAGGTATTCCGGTCGATGCTGGCGACGGCTTCGCCTACAACGCAGACAACCCGCTTCGGCCGGATCGGCCGTGTGTCTCTGCTGGCTCAGTGCTCCAGCTTTCCGCGGCGTGGGCGTGCGTGAGTCTTCTTTCGGACACGATCAGCACCCTGCCGATCGGGTTTTACGAGCGGACCAAGGACGGCCGCCGGCCGGCCGAGAATCACCCGCTGTTCTACGCATTGCGTCGTCAGCCCAATCGGGACATGACGAGTACCCAGTTCATAGGGGCGACGGTCGCTAGCCTGCTGCTCTGGGGCAACAGCTACTCGGAGAAGCTTTACCTTGGGCAGACCCTGGTCGGGCTTCGGCCGCTGGTTCCCGCCAGGACCACTAAGAAGCGTAAGCAGACCGGTGCCTGGGAATACCAGTACCGTGATCGCGACGGCAAGGTCAGGACGCTGCCTGCGTCGCGGGTGATGCACATCCCGGCGTTCTCGATCGACGGAGAGTGCGGACTCAGCCCGATCCAACATGGAGCCGGCGTTTTCAGTGCCGCCCAAGCCGCCCAGGACGCTGCCAACGCCACCTTCTCCAACGGCCTTCAGCCGACGGTGGCTTTCAAGTTTCCCCAGGTCATGCGCCAAGACCAGCGCGATGACGCGCGCGAGGCGATCAAGAAGCTGAGCGGCGCAATCAACGCCGGCAATCCGGTGATTCTGGAAGCCGGCACGGAAGCTATGGAGATCGGAATCAATCCGCAGGACGCGCAGTTGCTGGAGTCGCGGGCGTTCTCGACCGAAGAAGTGTGCAGCTGGTTCCGGGTCCAGCCCTTCATGATCGGCCGCGCCTCAAAGGGCCAGACCAATTGGGGCACCGGCATCGAACAACAGATGATCGGCTTCGTGACGTTCACTCTGGGGCCATGGCTGCGACGCATCGAGCAGGCCATCGCGAAAGACTGCCTCACGCCGGAGGAGCAGGGGCGCTACTACGCCGAGTTCGCAATTGAGGGCCTGCTGCGCGGCGACAGCGCTGCGCGCCAGGCCTTCTATGCATCCGCGCTGCAGAACGGCTGGATGAGCCGGAACGATGTGCGCCGCCTAGAGAACCTGCCACCCATCGAGGGCGGCGACATCTACACCGTCCAGTCGGCGTTGGTGCCGCTGGATCAACTCGGCCTCGCCGACTCTGCCGAGGCCCGGGCCGCTGCTGCGTTGCGCGACTGGCTTCGCTTCGATGAATCCGACCAGAGGAACTCTTAA
- a CDS encoding terminase TerL endonuclease subunit, with the protein MATRKSRATRSARSASPPARPSDYVDVAIAYARDAQANRGGKHGRLIQLAAKRFLDDLTRAKKRGGPFWFSSEHANHACQWIELLPHVEGKWKNADGTDQPHIRLHPSHVWFVVQLFGFRKADGTRRFTSALFAVARKNAKSTLSAAILLYCECCEEEEGAQVISAATTGSQARIIFNVAKRMAEKTRDLREAYGLECWANSITRFSTGASFKPINAKASTQDGLNPSHVGLDEIHAHKTADLLNVLQSAAGARSNPLWLFTTTEGYANPGPWSELRQFAKQLLEGVFGDAADHFLVLFFAVDDADGDFDENAWAKANPLGDANPHLLAAIRKEAVEAKAMPSRLAEFQIKRLNRPAAAANGWILLPKWRKCDGSVDLRALRDVPCWAGLDLASTRDLTALRLVWRVDEFLFTWGRRWVPEAAVAQRTERGTVPYAGWVAAGLLEQTEGDVTDNRAIEQAVLQVRNEFNLQSVAFDRWNASELVTRLIEAEVPMVEFVQGPKSYHPAMQELERKYIAGKLAHGGDPILTWCAANLVPRRDVNLNMAPDKRRSAEKIDDMTALLMAVGVSLAAPQEPDLRDFLGSPVIG; encoded by the coding sequence ATGGCGACACGGAAAAGCCGAGCAACCCGTTCGGCGCGCTCGGCAAGCCCGCCAGCAAGACCAAGTGACTACGTCGATGTTGCGATCGCGTACGCGCGCGATGCTCAGGCAAACAGAGGAGGAAAACATGGCCGGCTCATCCAGCTCGCGGCCAAGCGTTTTCTGGACGACCTGACACGTGCAAAGAAGCGGGGCGGCCCCTTCTGGTTCTCCTCCGAACACGCGAATCATGCGTGCCAATGGATAGAGCTTCTGCCGCACGTCGAGGGCAAGTGGAAGAACGCTGACGGAACGGATCAGCCGCACATCCGTCTGCACCCGTCCCACGTGTGGTTCGTGGTGCAGCTATTCGGATTCCGGAAGGCGGACGGGACCCGTCGCTTCACTTCCGCGCTCTTTGCTGTAGCGCGAAAGAACGCGAAGTCGACGCTGTCAGCGGCGATCCTGCTTTACTGCGAGTGCTGCGAGGAGGAGGAGGGGGCGCAGGTCATCTCCGCAGCAACGACCGGCAGCCAAGCGCGCATCATCTTCAACGTCGCCAAGCGGATGGCGGAGAAGACAAGGGACCTTCGGGAAGCGTACGGCCTGGAGTGCTGGGCCAACTCGATCACGCGGTTCAGCACCGGCGCCAGCTTCAAGCCGATCAATGCCAAGGCTTCGACACAGGACGGTCTGAACCCGTCGCATGTGGGGCTTGACGAGATCCACGCCCACAAGACGGCGGATCTGCTGAACGTCCTGCAGTCGGCCGCGGGCGCGCGGAGCAATCCGCTCTGGCTGTTCACAACGACTGAGGGGTACGCCAACCCCGGGCCGTGGTCCGAACTTAGGCAATTCGCGAAGCAGCTCCTGGAGGGGGTGTTCGGCGATGCCGCTGACCACTTCCTGGTGCTGTTCTTCGCGGTGGACGACGCAGACGGCGACTTTGACGAGAACGCCTGGGCAAAGGCCAACCCGCTCGGTGACGCCAACCCGCACCTGCTGGCGGCGATACGAAAGGAAGCTGTAGAGGCGAAGGCGATGCCTTCGAGGCTCGCCGAGTTCCAGATCAAGCGTTTGAATCGCCCGGCGGCGGCGGCGAACGGGTGGATCCTGCTGCCGAAGTGGCGGAAGTGCGACGGGTCGGTCGACCTGCGAGCGCTCCGCGATGTTCCCTGTTGGGCTGGGTTAGACCTGGCCAGCACGCGCGACCTTACTGCACTGCGCCTCGTCTGGCGGGTTGACGAATTTCTGTTTACCTGGGGCCGGCGCTGGGTGCCGGAGGCAGCCGTGGCGCAGAGAACCGAGCGCGGCACGGTCCCATACGCGGGCTGGGTCGCGGCCGGTTTGCTGGAGCAGACCGAAGGTGACGTGACCGACAACCGGGCGATCGAGCAAGCGGTTCTGCAGGTTCGCAACGAGTTCAACCTGCAATCCGTGGCATTCGACCGGTGGAACGCTTCCGAGCTGGTCACCCGGCTTATTGAGGCGGAGGTTCCCATGGTCGAGTTCGTCCAGGGACCGAAGTCCTACCACCCGGCCATGCAAGAGCTGGAACGTAAGTACATCGCCGGAAAGCTGGCACACGGCGGCGATCCGATCCTGACCTGGTGCGCCGCTAACCTTGTTCCGCGCCGGGACGTGAATTTGAACATGGCGCCAGACAAGAGGCGCTCTGCCGAGAAGATCGACGACATGACCGCACTCCTGATGGCTGTTGGCGTGAGCCTGGCCGCGCCGCAGGAGCCTGACCTGCGTGACTTCCTCGGGAGCCCGGTGATCGGATGA
- a CDS encoding glycoside hydrolase family 19 protein: MKAITADLLVRAVGCTRAMAAVYAPHLAEGCRRFEINTSARLAAFLAQIGHESGSFGRVVENLNYGAEGLLGTWPSRFTRVQAAAMARKPEQIANYVYAGRLGNTAPGDGWRYRGRGLIQNTGKANYEGIGELLRQSVGGTPDFVAHPEQLEQPRWAALAACAYWADHHLSQLADKGEFDKITTRINGGQIGRADRRARYEQAKKALV, from the coding sequence ATGAAGGCGATCACCGCCGACTTGCTCGTGCGCGCTGTTGGCTGCACACGGGCGATGGCTGCTGTCTATGCGCCTCACCTCGCCGAGGGCTGCAGGCGCTTCGAGATCAACACGTCCGCTCGGCTGGCGGCGTTCCTGGCGCAGATTGGACACGAGTCCGGCAGCTTCGGCCGGGTGGTCGAGAACCTCAACTACGGCGCCGAAGGACTGCTCGGCACGTGGCCCAGCCGCTTCACCCGGGTGCAGGCGGCGGCGATGGCGCGTAAGCCGGAGCAGATCGCCAACTACGTCTACGCAGGCCGGCTGGGCAACACGGCGCCGGGCGACGGGTGGCGGTACCGCGGCCGAGGCCTGATCCAGAACACGGGGAAGGCGAACTACGAGGGGATCGGTGAACTGCTTCGCCAGTCAGTCGGCGGCACCCCTGACTTCGTGGCGCATCCCGAACAGTTGGAGCAGCCGCGGTGGGCGGCGCTCGCCGCATGCGCTTACTGGGCCGACCACCACCTCAGCCAACTGGCCGACAAGGGCGAGTTCGACAAGATCACTACGCGGATCAACGGCGGACAGATCGGCCGCGCCGACCGGCGCGCGCGCTACGAACAGGCCAAGAAGGCGCTCGTGTGA
- a CDS encoding Ref family recombination enhancement nuclease, protein MKRGRSTGNPTKAQVARWDFIREIGCVCCRINGIVRLPEIHHMTVGGKHGQKRLGHDFTFGLCAWHHRGVNAWGREGCGRFAYGPSFALEPTAFRKIFGTQEELLEFQNLLLAGFEKVRTTGRAA, encoded by the coding sequence ATGAAGCGCGGCCGTTCCACGGGAAACCCCACGAAGGCGCAAGTCGCGCGCTGGGACTTCATCCGAGAGATTGGCTGCGTGTGCTGCCGGATCAACGGCATCGTGCGCCTGCCCGAGATCCATCACATGACGGTCGGCGGCAAGCACGGCCAGAAGCGGCTGGGCCACGACTTCACCTTCGGGTTGTGTGCTTGGCACCACCGCGGCGTCAACGCCTGGGGCCGCGAGGGGTGCGGCCGCTTCGCCTACGGCCCCAGCTTCGCCCTGGAGCCGACCGCGTTCCGCAAGATCTTCGGCACCCAAGAGGAGCTGCTGGAGTTCCAAAACCTGCTGCTGGCTGGCTTCGAAAAGGTCCGCACGACCGGGAGGGCTGCTTGA